Proteins encoded within one genomic window of Spiroplasma sabaudiense Ar-1343:
- a CDS encoding DUF192 domain-containing protein produces MKFTDALKVLFASKKTRSLSKRVPRVEADSYFLTCNEVDMNLEARFINNFSDRFNSFYTQQRINNEEAFVFKNIKGFTTFGFRFPIDIAICNKNGEVLATYTNFPPQKLSSYFRDGYAAFCLAKGTIKFWNIKISDVLKINKNNF; encoded by the coding sequence GTGAAGTTTACAGATGCCCTTAAAGTCCTATTTGCTAGCAAAAAAACCAGGTCACTATCAAAAAGAGTGCCTAGAGTGGAAGCGGATTCATATTTTTTAACATGCAATGAGGTTGATATGAATTTAGAAGCTAGGTTCATAAATAATTTTTCAGACCGTTTTAACTCTTTTTACACTCAACAAAGAATCAATAATGAGGAGGCTTTTGTTTTTAAAAACATTAAGGGCTTTACAACTTTTGGATTTAGGTTTCCTATTGATATTGCAATCTGTAATAAGAATGGCGAAGTCTTGGCTACTTATACTAATTTTCCGCCGCAAAAATTGAGTAGTTATTTTAGAGATGGTTATGCCGCTTTTTGTTTAGCAAAAGGAACAATAAAATTTTGGAATATCAAGATTTCAGATGTACTTAAAATAAATAAAAATAATTTCTAG
- a CDS encoding DJ-1 family glyoxalase III, which translates to MKPKIAVFLASGFEEIEAVSTIDVLRRADFEVNAIAIGGDLMVEGSHKITIKADLLFDKVDFKDYDCLILPGGQPGTDNLMEFSPLRELLLNHAKQNKTIAAICAAPQILGMIGLADGKEITHYPGSDKYLEKAILKPHMASIEDGKIITGSSAGAALKFALQIIDHFTDTQNMLRIHDLLVMNY; encoded by the coding sequence ATGAAACCAAAAATTGCTGTATTTCTTGCTTCTGGTTTTGAAGAAATTGAAGCCGTAAGCACAATTGATGTTTTGAGAAGAGCTGATTTTGAAGTAAACGCCATCGCAATTGGTGGTGATTTGATGGTCGAAGGAAGCCACAAGATAACAATTAAGGCAGATTTGTTATTTGATAAAGTTGATTTTAAAGATTATGACTGTTTAATCTTGCCCGGCGGTCAACCCGGAACTGACAATTTAATGGAGTTCAGTCCACTCAGAGAATTATTATTGAATCATGCAAAACAAAATAAAACAATTGCGGCAATTTGTGCAGCGCCACAAATTCTTGGTATGATTGGTCTAGCGGACGGAAAGGAAATAACTCATTATCCAGGATCTGATAAATATTTAGAAAAAGCCATTCTAAAACCACACATGGCATCAATTGAAGATGGTAAAATTATTACAGGTAGTTCTGCTGGAGCCGCTTTAAAGTTTGCTCTACAAATTATTGATCATTTTACTGACACACAAAATATGCTAAGAATACACGACTTGCTAGTTATGAATTATTAA
- a CDS encoding cysteine peptidase family C39 domain-containing protein has product MYPFVHQQTQTDCGFAVISMLVEYFQKSKLSIDYLKFLFNADENYLSIQKIEGFFNYFEIESKSYHCGINDLILSLKTGPVVALITNSKSENHFIVIYKLLGSNLVIADPNEGRLRKISLINFENSFLNVIIKLKKRKTWKKPKTNFVNNFKILKGHWFFILFLSLFSLVLDLSIIVSNTFLKNFFDKISTYSGNDMISFFGGYIIIFLSYLFLSFWQTVLLRNIFQKITIYENQRFLKLFLSIDYETFTSINPTNWYLKFNQINRQIEIVVIRFFTYINNFIIMVISLILLFGISDFLFIFVLIENIIILIISRTYQIFKQSNSYSIKNSELLYQRNIKESIEGFLTIKTNNVKEKISKNVYETFIENVKQTKKTTSLSINFESLEYLVSKIFYIVIFYIAAIKISSNEITVNNLIYYSVLAFQINKFFSCLQPAFGDLCDLKIIHESLSILKTKEMEKISNSNFSSCKIENISVNDVTKFIKGNLSLKNKTLFFNHHSLLKGANASGKTTLLLLISGIYNNFVGDIKLNNIDIKNYELAKKIRYLGTNCYLFTETILELWNNTWINDNSLSSELSEITDIIIESKINPSLTIENNGSNLSSGQKQIVNFIGILKTDFDVYLLDECLSNIDENIKKRLLKLFLKIHKDKVIIYCDHDTSIEHLFSNLVVI; this is encoded by the coding sequence TTGTACCCATTTGTTCATCAGCAAACACAAACAGATTGTGGTTTTGCTGTAATTTCGATGCTTGTTGAATATTTTCAAAAGTCTAAACTATCAATTGATTATTTAAAATTTTTGTTTAATGCCGATGAAAACTACTTAAGTATTCAAAAAATCGAAGGATTTTTCAATTACTTTGAAATTGAATCAAAATCTTACCACTGCGGTATAAATGATTTAATATTATCCCTCAAAACAGGTCCAGTAGTTGCCCTAATTACAAATTCAAAAAGTGAAAATCATTTTATTGTTATTTATAAACTATTAGGATCAAATTTAGTAATTGCCGATCCCAACGAAGGACGCTTAAGAAAAATTTCGCTAATAAATTTTGAAAATTCATTTTTAAACGTCATTATAAAATTGAAAAAAAGAAAAACTTGAAAAAAGCCCAAAACAAATTTTGTAAATAATTTTAAAATATTAAAAGGTCATTGATTTTTTATTCTATTTTTATCATTATTTAGTTTAGTTTTAGATTTAAGTATAATTGTGAGTAACACATTTTTAAAAAACTTTTTCGATAAAATTTCAACATATAGTGGCAATGATATGATTTCTTTTTTTGGTGGCTATATAATAATTTTTCTAAGCTATTTATTTTTATCTTTTTGGCAAACTGTTTTGCTAAGAAATATATTTCAAAAAATTACTATTTATGAAAATCAACGTTTTTTAAAACTTTTTTTAAGTATTGATTATGAAACTTTTACTAGTATAAATCCGACAAACTGGTATTTAAAATTTAATCAAATTAATCGACAAATAGAAATTGTTGTAATAAGATTTTTTACCTACATTAATAATTTTATTATAATGGTTATTAGTTTAATTTTGTTATTTGGCATTTCTGATTTTTTATTTATTTTTGTTTTAATAGAAAATATTATAATTTTAATTATTTCTCGAACCTACCAGATCTTTAAACAAAGCAATAGTTATTCAATAAAAAATTCAGAGTTACTATATCAGCGCAATATCAAAGAATCAATTGAAGGTTTCTTAACAATAAAAACAAATAACGTTAAAGAAAAAATAAGCAAAAATGTATATGAAACTTTTATAGAAAACGTTAAGCAAACAAAAAAAACGACATCACTATCAATCAATTTTGAGTCATTAGAGTATTTGGTATCAAAAATTTTTTATATTGTCATTTTTTATATTGCAGCGATTAAAATTTCATCTAACGAAATTACTGTCAATAATTTAATCTATTATTCTGTATTAGCCTTTCAAATAAACAAATTTTTTAGCTGCTTGCAGCCGGCATTTGGAGATTTGTGTGATCTAAAAATAATTCACGAGAGTTTAAGTATCTTAAAAACTAAAGAAATGGAAAAAATAAGCAATTCAAATTTTTCAAGTTGCAAAATTGAAAATATTTCAGTTAATGATGTCACAAAGTTTATTAAGGGAAATTTAAGTTTAAAAAATAAAACATTATTTTTTAATCACCATTCTTTGCTGAAGGGTGCTAATGCTTCGGGTAAGACAACACTACTATTGTTAATTTCTGGAATCTACAACAATTTTGTTGGAGATATAAAGTTAAATAATATAGATATTAAAAATTATGAATTAGCAAAAAAAATTAGATATTTAGGGACAAACTGCTATTTATTTACTGAAACTATTTTAGAACTATGAAATAATACTTGAATAAATGACAATTCACTTTCAAGTGAATTGTCTGAAATAACTGATATTATAATCGAAAGTAAAATAAATCCAAGTTTAACTATTGAAAATAATGGATCCAATTTAAGTAGTGGTCAGAAGCAAATAGTTAACTTCATCGGTATTCTAAAAACTGATTTTGATGTTTATTTATTAGATGAATGTCTTAGTAATATTGATGAAAATATCAAAAAAAGACTACTTAAATTATTCCTAAAAATTCATAAAGACAAGGTTATTATCTATTGCGATCACGACACTTCAATTGAGCATCTTTTTAGCAACTTGGTGGTTATTTAA
- the ybeY gene encoding rRNA maturation RNase YbeY: MQNLSFSNSTSLDLLEFQFLYEEIYAAAINTLSIKKPVLLSVNFIDKDEALNLNSYFRSKNYVPDVLSFPAELSDFSSILSEDEISEIGDIFICYDEALNKSKRYQHSIREEMAFLFVHGFLHLLGYDHEKSSLDEKVMFELQDSILLKIGISYNIVFDELDYLRG; the protein is encoded by the coding sequence GTGCAGAATTTAAGTTTTAGCAATTCAACATCTTTAGATTTGTTGGAATTTCAATTTTTGTATGAGGAAATTTATGCCGCGGCAATAAACACTCTATCAATAAAAAAGCCTGTTTTACTTAGTGTTAATTTTATTGATAAAGATGAGGCCTTAAATCTAAATTCATATTTTAGGAGTAAAAATTATGTTCCTGATGTTTTGTCATTTCCGGCTGAACTAAGCGATTTTAGCAGTATTTTAAGCGAAGATGAAATTTCAGAAATTGGAGATATTTTTATTTGCTATGATGAAGCTTTGAATAAATCAAAAAGATATCAACACTCAATAAGAGAAGAAATGGCTTTTCTCTTTGTACACGGATTTTTACATCTCTTAGGCTATGACCATGAAAAATCTTCACTTGATGAAAAAGTTATGTTTGAACTACAAGATTCAATTCTTTTAAAGATCGGAATTTCATATAATATTGTTTTTGATGAATTAGATTATTTAAGAGGTTAG
- a CDS encoding diacylglycerol kinase family protein — MKNRKNKKRANIGTVVRNKFANAARGIKVVLKEESTLIFYLISIILVIGLSIWLKIDYVKWSILLLTIGVVLGFEFVNTSIENLVDLLSFEYNIKAKKIKDIGAAASIINAIISFVIGFLILLPPLIDQINKYLS, encoded by the coding sequence ATGAAAAATAGGAAAAATAAAAAAAGAGCCAATATTGGAACTGTTGTTAGAAATAAATTTGCAAATGCAGCTAGAGGAATCAAAGTAGTATTAAAGGAAGAATCGACACTAATTTTTTACCTCATTTCAATAATTTTGGTAATCGGCTTATCTATATGATTAAAAATTGACTATGTTAAATGATCAATTCTCTTACTCACGATCGGAGTAGTTTTGGGCTTTGAATTTGTTAACACTTCAATCGAAAATCTAGTAGATTTGCTATCATTTGAATATAATATTAAGGCTAAAAAAATTAAGGATATTGGTGCTGCAGCTAGCATTATTAATGCAATTATTTCGTTTGTAATCGGCTTTCTAATTCTACTTCCGCCACTAATAGATCAGATAAATAAATATTTATCATAG
- the cdd gene encoding cytidine deaminase has translation MKKEIIFEKLKLLLKNAYVPYSKFPVSCIVFLKDGTEVRGVNVENAAFPSGICAERVALPQVFAMGYNKNDIESLAIMTSSKGFGSPCGMCRQFMSELFDKNVDIEMFNIDKYLGKFTIDDFLPYQFSSKELK, from the coding sequence ATGAAAAAAGAAATCATTTTTGAAAAATTAAAATTATTATTAAAAAACGCCTATGTACCTTATTCAAAATTTCCGGTATCTTGTATTGTTTTTTTAAAGGATGGGACCGAAGTTAGAGGGGTCAATGTCGAAAATGCCGCATTTCCTTCAGGTATATGTGCAGAAAGGGTTGCTTTGCCTCAAGTTTTTGCAATGGGGTATAATAAAAATGACATTGAAAGTTTAGCGATAATGACATCTTCTAAAGGCTTTGGTTCTCCTTGTGGAATGTGTCGACAATTTATGTCAGAGTTATTTGACAAAAATGTAGATATTGAAATGTTTAACATCGATAAATATCTAGGAAAATTTACAATTGATGATTTTCTACCTTATCAATTTTCTTCAAAAGAACTTAAGTAA
- the era gene encoding GTPase Era has product MEKIKSGFVSIVGRPNVGKSTFLNSVLKRKISIVTNKAQTTRNNIVGVLNSKNEYQIVFVDTPGIHDHKHELGKYMNKSALYATKGADVILFMAPANEFIGENDNFILRAIKEREADIFLIISKSDTVNNEKLLSKIDEWKKIYDGFKEIIPISSINNNNLDLLISKIVDKLPITGIEYYPNDVFTNQPERFIVRETIREEILIQTEEEIPHSVAILIEQFHEKSSIIKIMASIVVERDSQKGIIIGKQGSKIKSIGTAARLKLRSIFGKDFHLELFVKVEKKWRSSPSLIKKLGYDKDSY; this is encoded by the coding sequence ATGGAAAAAATTAAATCAGGTTTTGTCTCAATTGTTGGGAGACCAAATGTTGGAAAATCTACTTTTTTAAACTCAGTTTTAAAAAGAAAAATTTCAATCGTTACAAACAAAGCACAAACAACAAGAAATAATATTGTCGGAGTGTTGAATAGTAAAAATGAATACCAAATTGTTTTTGTAGACACGCCAGGAATACACGATCACAAACACGAACTAGGAAAATACATGAATAAATCTGCACTCTACGCTACCAAGGGGGCTGATGTAATATTGTTTATGGCCCCTGCAAATGAATTTATTGGTGAAAATGATAACTTTATTTTGCGGGCAATTAAAGAGCGTGAAGCTGATATATTTCTTATTATTAGCAAATCTGATACTGTCAATAATGAAAAATTATTATCAAAAATTGATGAGTGAAAAAAAATTTATGATGGATTTAAAGAAATCATCCCAATTTCTTCTATAAATAACAATAATTTGGACTTACTAATTTCAAAAATAGTTGACAAACTTCCAATTACAGGTATTGAATATTATCCAAATGATGTCTTTACAAATCAACCAGAGAGATTTATAGTTCGCGAAACAATTAGAGAAGAAATATTAATTCAAACGGAAGAAGAGATCCCACATAGCGTTGCTATTTTGATTGAACAGTTTCATGAAAAAAGTTCTATTATCAAAATTATGGCATCGATAGTTGTTGAGAGAGACAGTCAAAAAGGTATTATTATTGGAAAGCAAGGTTCAAAGATAAAATCAATTGGAACAGCCGCGAGACTTAAGCTGCGTTCAATTTTTGGTAAGGATTTTCACCTTGAACTTTTCGTAAAAGTTGAAAAAAAATGGCGTAGTTCGCCTAGTTTAATTAAAAAATTAGGATATGACAAGGATAGTTATTAA
- the recO gene encoding DNA repair protein RecO has translation MATKNINGIVLGDYPIGDDGKIIIVFSIEYGKIALKALGVNKIISKNKFSTQTFSQSNFEIFKSNFPDRLSKLKTGELLKSNIKISRNYQNYLYASSISQIIDKAFDFGIKNVQAFKMIEHCINSLSDDLHPLHYFSLFMFYSLDWFGARWNLNQCGVCNKKSDFMMDFDYTKYSLICRKCKSNDTLFVKTTFLKLILQLNNSNYFDIKNIEDLQIKDIIFLSVILMEYINSEIGIFITGIEIIKNQNVFQNLNFL, from the coding sequence ATGGCCACAAAAAATATTAATGGAATTGTTTTAGGTGACTATCCAATCGGTGATGATGGAAAAATTATTATAGTTTTTTCTATTGAATACGGTAAAATTGCATTAAAAGCTTTAGGAGTAAATAAAATAATTTCAAAGAATAAATTTAGTACCCAAACTTTTTCACAAAGTAATTTTGAAATTTTCAAATCAAATTTTCCAGATAGACTAAGTAAATTGAAAACAGGCGAGCTGTTAAAATCTAATATAAAAATTTCAAGAAATTATCAAAATTATTTGTATGCAAGCTCAATTTCACAGATAATTGATAAAGCATTTGATTTTGGAATTAAAAATGTTCAGGCTTTTAAAATGATAGAACATTGCATAAATAGTCTAAGTGATGATTTGCACCCGCTGCATTATTTTTCACTTTTTATGTTTTATTCGCTGGATTGGTTTGGCGCAAGATGAAATCTGAATCAATGTGGAGTTTGCAATAAAAAGTCTGACTTTATGATGGATTTTGATTATACTAAATATTCATTAATTTGTAGAAAATGCAAATCAAATGATACATTATTTGTTAAAACCACTTTCTTAAAATTAATATTACAACTAAATAATTCTAACTATTTTGATATAAAGAATATAGAAGATTTACAAATTAAGGATATAATTTTTTTAAGTGTAATTTTAATGGAATATATAAATTCAGAAATTGGAATATTTATTACAGGAATTGAAATAATTAAAAATCAAAATGTTTTTCAAAATCTTAATTTTTTATAA
- a CDS encoding glycine--tRNA ligase, protein MVTSMEKLINHLKTQGFIFQGSEIYGGLANSWDYGPLGAELKQKVKDLWWNYFIRKNHYNLGLDSSIIMNTEVWKNSGHLGNFNDPLIDCKKCKSRFRADKIIEEKFPDFNSGKLTNAQLEDFINKNKIICPKCGSLDYTSIRNFELMFKTNQGVIQDDSSAVYLRPETAQGIFINFKNVQRSLRKKLPFGIGQIGKSFRNEITPGNFIFRTREFEQMELEFFFDPDDKFDWFNYWIEEVENFLTKVLGFKSESYSKRVHEKEELAHYSKATTDFEYNFIFGRGELWGVAHRGDFDLKSHSEGSKHDLTYLDPLTNKKITPNVIEPSVGLERLILAILTESYCEEDIENGTRTVLKLPKKIAPFQLCVLPLQKQQNDQAFNLYTELLKDFDVIYDETGNIGKRYRRQDAIGTPLCVTIDFETENDNCVTIRERDSMNQKRVNLSDLKENLKKEFF, encoded by the coding sequence ATGGTTACAAGCATGGAAAAATTAATAAATCACTTAAAAACCCAGGGTTTTATTTTCCAAGGCTCTGAGATTTATGGGGGTTTAGCAAATAGTTGGGATTACGGTCCGCTTGGGGCTGAATTAAAGCAAAAAGTTAAAGATTTATGATGAAATTATTTTATAAGAAAAAACCATTATAACTTAGGATTAGATAGCTCAATTATTATGAATACTGAGGTCTGGAAAAATTCAGGTCATTTAGGTAATTTTAATGACCCTTTAATCGACTGCAAAAAATGTAAATCTCGCTTTAGAGCAGATAAAATAATTGAAGAAAAATTCCCAGATTTTAACTCAGGAAAATTAACAAATGCTCAATTAGAAGATTTTATAAATAAAAACAAGATTATTTGCCCCAAATGTGGTTCGTTAGATTACACCTCAATTAGAAATTTTGAATTAATGTTTAAAACCAATCAAGGAGTAATTCAAGATGATTCAAGTGCGGTTTATTTAAGACCAGAAACTGCTCAAGGAATTTTTATAAATTTTAAGAATGTACAAAGAAGTTTGCGCAAAAAATTACCTTTTGGAATAGGTCAAATTGGAAAATCATTTAGAAATGAAATTACTCCGGGAAATTTTATATTTAGGACGAGAGAATTCGAGCAAATGGAATTAGAGTTTTTCTTTGATCCTGATGATAAATTTGACTGATTTAATTATTGAATTGAAGAAGTTGAGAATTTCCTAACCAAAGTTCTGGGTTTTAAATCAGAAAGTTATTCTAAACGGGTTCACGAAAAAGAAGAATTGGCTCACTATTCAAAAGCGACAACAGATTTTGAATATAATTTCATTTTTGGAAGAGGGGAACTTTGGGGAGTTGCCCATCGAGGGGATTTTGATTTAAAATCTCACTCAGAAGGAAGCAAACATGATTTAACTTATCTTGATCCGTTGACAAATAAGAAAATTACTCCAAATGTTATTGAACCAAGTGTTGGGCTAGAGCGACTAATTTTGGCTATTTTAACAGAAAGTTATTGTGAAGAGGATATTGAAAACGGCACTAGAACTGTTCTAAAATTACCAAAAAAAATAGCCCCTTTTCAATTATGTGTTTTGCCACTTCAAAAACAGCAAAATGATCAAGCATTTAATCTTTATACTGAATTATTAAAAGATTTTGATGTCATTTATGATGAAACTGGAAATATTGGAAAGCGCTATCGAAGACAGGATGCAATTGGAACACCACTTTGCGTAACAATTGACTTTGAAACAGAAAATGATAATTGCGTAACCATTAGAGAACGTGACTCAATGAATCAGAAAAGAGTTAATTTATCAGATTTAAAAGAAAATTTAAAAAAAGAATTTTTTTAA
- the dnaG gene encoding DNA primase, whose amino-acid sequence MDKVSQENINNLIEKTDIVAVISEYIKVQKKGQNYQAVCPFHKDNNPSLVISPVKKFYKCFSCNESGNALNFVKNFENISFIEAFVKLSRKAGDNVDFLSNYKTKPRYSDDELRLFEINYQASKFFCAILNNEVASDAKSYLLKRGITEKDQIDWEIGFSYKEANLLSHLKQLGYSQQDAINAGIAKVYGTSVMETFVNRIIFPIKNEDNFIIGFSGRSINENSSPKYLNTSETTIFKKSELAFNINNSKQAIKKNDEIIILEGFMDSISLSKIGIENNVAIMGTALSKFHINLFSKFTKNFILFLDGDDPGVNASLKASHQLLSQNLNVKLVLNDSKADPDELIKKNGETFVKKMIENSLHPIDFAIEYFFKKFDVQKQDQFELYIENVKKTFSFIKGELFQNIALQKISNKINIPIENLKNTFGIKTVNNYNVEPKIIKSNQKINYNDLIRYKFAEESIIFYLIHNGDRLEYLEENADKINTIQHKKLMMEIIELYKQNLISKSKPEEIKKILLDKKSKYIPELDNIIAETNYVFLKSLSTGDGLEDSFSILKSRKLEEENREFFKLMSEASNFELKTNFNEVIEKNFAEVIKLRKKREKK is encoded by the coding sequence TTGGATAAAGTTTCTCAAGAAAACATTAATAATTTAATTGAAAAAACCGATATCGTTGCTGTGATATCTGAGTATATCAAGGTTCAAAAAAAGGGTCAAAATTATCAGGCCGTTTGCCCATTCCATAAAGACAATAATCCTTCACTTGTAATAAGTCCTGTTAAAAAATTTTATAAGTGTTTTTCATGTAATGAGTCTGGAAATGCATTAAATTTTGTTAAAAACTTTGAAAATATAAGTTTTATTGAAGCTTTTGTGAAGTTGTCAAGAAAAGCAGGGGATAATGTTGATTTTTTGAGTAATTATAAAACCAAACCCCGATATTCGGATGATGAGCTAAGATTATTTGAGATAAATTATCAAGCAAGTAAATTTTTTTGTGCTATCTTAAATAATGAGGTAGCAAGTGACGCAAAAAGTTATTTATTAAAAAGAGGAATTACCGAAAAGGATCAAATTGATTGAGAAATTGGCTTTTCTTATAAAGAAGCTAATCTGTTAAGTCATTTAAAACAGCTAGGATATAGCCAACAAGATGCAATAAATGCTGGTATCGCAAAAGTTTATGGTACTTCGGTTATGGAAACGTTTGTAAACAGAATCATATTTCCTATTAAAAATGAAGATAATTTTATTATTGGCTTTTCTGGAAGATCAATTAACGAAAACTCTTCACCAAAGTATTTAAATACATCAGAAACTACTATTTTTAAAAAATCAGAATTAGCATTTAATATAAACAACTCAAAACAGGCAATTAAAAAAAATGATGAAATAATAATTTTAGAGGGCTTTATGGATTCAATCAGTCTATCAAAAATCGGAATTGAAAACAATGTTGCAATAATGGGAACAGCCTTAAGTAAGTTTCATATTAATTTATTTTCAAAATTTACGAAAAATTTTATCTTATTTCTAGATGGAGATGATCCAGGTGTTAACGCTTCATTGAAAGCTTCACATCAATTATTAAGCCAGAATTTAAATGTTAAGTTAGTTTTAAATGATTCAAAAGCTGATCCAGATGAATTGATTAAGAAAAATGGCGAAACTTTTGTTAAAAAAATGATAGAAAATTCCCTACATCCAATTGATTTTGCGATTGAATATTTTTTCAAAAAATTTGATGTTCAAAAACAGGACCAGTTTGAACTTTATATTGAAAATGTTAAAAAAACTTTTTCTTTTATAAAGGGCGAACTATTTCAAAATATTGCTTTGCAAAAAATAAGCAATAAAATAAATATTCCAATCGAAAATTTAAAAAACACTTTTGGAATCAAAACTGTCAATAACTATAATGTTGAACCTAAAATAATTAAATCAAATCAAAAAATAAATTACAATGACTTAATTAGGTATAAATTTGCAGAAGAATCAATAATATTTTATTTAATACATAACGGTGATAGATTAGAATATTTAGAAGAAAATGCCGACAAGATAAATACTATTCAGCATAAAAAATTAATGATGGAGATAATTGAATTATATAAGCAAAATCTTATTTCAAAATCAAAACCAGAAGAAATAAAAAAAATTTTGTTGGATAAAAAATCAAAATATATACCAGAATTGGATAATATAATCGCAGAAACAAATTATGTATTTTTAAAAAGCCTCTCTACTGGGGATGGTTTAGAAGACTCATTTTCAATTCTAAAATCAAGGAAATTAGAAGAAGAAAACCGGGAGTTTTTTAAACTAATGTCAGAAGCGAGCAACTTTGAGTTAAAAACAAACTTCAATGAGGTTATTGAAAAAAACTTCGCAGAAGTAATAAAATTAAGAAAGAAAAGAGAAAAAAAATAA
- a CDS encoding sigma-70 family RNA polymerase sigma factor yields MALNVKTVETFEDFKNYLFRYLEKNDNEISQEEIIEVISKKFIDIEEEEIELLMKDLADLNVVFTDEEIDEDELEEALNSEDENDDGKDLESEFKERSKKQKELKKTAGLTTSVKYRVGGISNETKIQDIIKAYFNQIGSSKILTKDEEVFYAKMLESDDEEEVTAGRNKLITSNLKLVISVARKHLNRGLDFADLIEEGNIGLMKAVDKFDYKKGFKFSTYATWWIRQAITRAIADQARTIRIPVHMVETINKLTRIERQLTQEFGREPTSKEIAEKYGNGITAAKVIEIKKLSIEPVSLEKPFGDEDDTHFGDFVEDKDIASPDEYAEKESLREVIDEVFLEILAPREEKVVRMRFGILPTKLRTLIRLAEDCDDESVEDLKAAVIGLDIHYDTPIEKVQTYRNEMIQSHLSKYDSPKTLEEVGKELKVTRERIRQIEAKTIRKFKPTAANPRSKVLRDFFKG; encoded by the coding sequence ATGGCATTAAATGTAAAGACAGTTGAAACATTTGAGGATTTTAAAAATTACTTATTTAGGTATTTAGAAAAAAACGATAACGAAATTTCACAAGAAGAAATAATTGAAGTGATATCAAAAAAATTTATTGATATTGAAGAAGAAGAAATTGAATTGCTAATGAAAGATTTAGCTGATTTGAATGTTGTTTTCACCGATGAAGAAATTGATGAAGATGAGTTAGAAGAAGCATTAAATAGCGAAGATGAAAATGATGATGGAAAAGATTTAGAGTCAGAGTTTAAAGAACGTAGCAAAAAACAAAAAGAGTTGAAGAAGACAGCGGGTTTGACAACAAGTGTTAAATATCGAGTTGGTGGAATTAGCAATGAAACAAAAATACAAGATATTATTAAGGCCTACTTTAATCAAATCGGATCATCAAAAATTTTGACAAAAGATGAAGAAGTTTTTTATGCCAAAATGTTGGAAAGCGATGACGAAGAGGAAGTAACTGCAGGAAGAAACAAATTAATCACTTCTAATTTAAAATTAGTAATTTCTGTTGCTCGTAAACATTTAAATCGCGGACTAGACTTTGCTGATTTAATTGAAGAGGGCAACATCGGTTTAATGAAGGCTGTTGATAAATTTGATTATAAAAAAGGATTTAAATTTTCAACTTATGCAACTTGATGAATCCGTCAGGCTATTACTCGTGCAATAGCCGATCAGGCAAGAACAATTAGAATTCCAGTCCACATGGTTGAAACAATAAACAAACTAACTAGAATCGAAAGACAACTAACCCAAGAATTTGGTAGAGAACCGACTTCTAAGGAAATAGCTGAAAAATACGGAAATGGTATTACTGCTGCTAAAGTAATTGAAATTAAAAAGCTTTCAATTGAGCCAGTTAGTTTAGAGAAACCTTTTGGAGACGAAGATGATACACACTTTGGTGATTTTGTTGAAGATAAGGATATTGCTTCTCCAGATGAATATGCGGAAAAAGAATCTTTGAGAGAAGTTATTGATGAGGTATTTTTAGAAATTTTAGCGCCCCGAGAAGAGAAGGTCGTTCGTATGCGTTTTGGAATTTTACCAACAAAACTTAGAACATTAATTAGATTAGCAGAAGATTGCGATGACGAAAGCGTAGAGGATTTAAAAGCGGCAGTCATTGGTTTAGACATACACTATGATACCCCGATTGAAAAAGTTCAAACCTACCGCAATGAGATGATTCAAAGTCATTTATCAAAATATGATTCTCCCAAAACCTTAGAAGAAGTTGGTAAAGAATTAAAAGTAACAAGAGAAAGAATCCGTCAAATAGAAGCCAAAACTATTCGAAAATTTAAACCAACTGCGGCAAATCCAAGATCAAAAGTACTTAGAGATTTTTTCAAGGGTTAA